The genomic segment GGGGCTGTACGCGCGGCTCGACGCCCTGCAGTTCCGCGACGACACACCGCCGGCCGAGGCCTCGGTCCTTTGATGTCCGTGGCGGCCCGCCTGTTCAAGAGCGACCGCGCCTGCGTCGTGCTCCTGTTGTTTCTCGGGCTCGTGCTCTTCTCCACCCAGCTGGGGGGGCACGATCTCTGGGCCCCCGACGAGCCCGACATCGGCGAGGTCGTGCGGGAGATCCACCTCACGGGCAACTGGCAGGTCCTGCACGACAACGGCGAGCTGTATTTCGAGAAACCGCCCCTGTACCCCTGGCTGGCGGCGCTCTTCGCGCTCCCCGCGGGACGCCCGACGGAATTCACCCTGCGGCTTCCCTCGAGCCTCGCCGCCCTGCTCGGACTGCTCGTCCTGTTCCATCTGGGGAGGGGACTGTTCGGGAGACGGACCGGGGCCCTGGCCGCCGTCATCCTGGCGACGACCTACGGCTACTTCATGGAGGCGCGCTGGGCGCACCCGGACATGCTCTGGACCTTCTGGCTTCTGCTCTCGGCCCTGGCCTTCCACCTCGCCCATGAGCAGGCGGGGGCGGTGGAGTGGCTGACCGTCTTCTATCTCTCCCTCGGTTTCGCCAACCTGACCAAGGGACCGCACGGATTGCTCATCCCGCTTCTCGCGGTGACCGTGTTCCTGGCATCGACGCGCGATCTCGGCTTCCTGAAACGCATGGGGCTCTGGTGGGGGGTTCCGCTTGCGTTGCTGCCGGCCGGATTCTGGGTCGCCGCCTACCGGAGCACCGGAGAGAGATTCCCGCTCGAGGCGCTCCTGCTCCGGCTGGGACACCGCTTCACCAGCGGCGAGCACCACGCCCAGCCGTTCTACCACGTCTTCGCCAGCCTGCCGGCGGAGTTCTTTCCCTGGGTGCTTCTTCTCCCCTTCTCGCTGTGGCACACCTTCCCGCGCCGGGGCGGGCGGCCGGACAGGGACAACGCCTATCTCTACTCGTGGACCATCGTCATCTTCACGGTCTTCGCCGCTTCGGTCGAGAAGCGCGGCGTCTACCTGCTGCCGCTTCTCCCCTTTCTCGCCCTCCTCGTGGCCCGGACATGGGACCTGGCGCTCATGGGCTGGGACCCGTCGCCGGTCGATCGCCCGATCACCTGGGCGCTGGGCGCGGCGCTCCTTCTGGCGGCCGGCGGCGCGGGGGTCGCCCTTCCCAGGATCGCGCGCGAGGCCCCCGCGCTCCTGGCGCCGGCGGCGGTCCTGGCCGGGGCCTGTGTCGTCACCGCCGTCGCGGCCCTCGTCGCGCACCGGCGCTTCGGCGGCGGGGCGGCCCTCGGGGCGTTCGCCGCCGGCTTGACCGCGATCTACCTGACGATCGCCATCCAGGTGATGCCGGCGATGGACCCTTACAAGTCGGCGCGGGCGTTCTGCCGCCGCGTCGTCGCCGCCGTTGGCGGGGCGCCCCTGGCCATGTACCCGGACTACCGCCCGACCTATGTCTACTACACCGAGAGGTTCATCCCGGTGCTCAAGACACGGGAGGAGCTGCGACGCCACCTCGCCTCGGAGCGGCGCGCCTTCTGCCTGATCGAGGACAGCGTTCTTGCCGCGGAGAAATGGGGGCTCGACGCCCGGACGGAAATCGTGGACCGGCAGCGGGTCGGGCACCGGGAGATGCTCCTCGTGGCCGGCGGATCGAAGGACGGGACGGGGGCGGCGGGAGGACAGAGGCCTTGAGGCGGGCGTCGGACCGCGCGCGCCCCGGCCGGATGCCCGGAACGGCTCCCAGGCTCGTCGCGGCGGTCGTCCTCCTTGGGGCAATGTGCGCGGGCGATTCCCCGGTGTGGGCGGGCGCCTTTCCGGCGCGGGCCGAGGACCCCGGGGAGCCATCGCCGGCCCGGCCGGCCGACGCCCCCCTGGAGTGGCGGCAGATCGCCCGGGACGCGCGCTACGTCTGCGGCAGGCCGGCGCAACTGGACGGTGCCGGCTGGGCGAAGCTCCTGTCCGTCCTCGGGGCCGGCGCCGCGCTCTATCTCGTCCGCGATGAGGTCCGAGACGCGGTGCAGCGCAACCGGACCGAGTCACGCGACCGCTTCCTGGACGACGCGCGCACCATGGGGAAGCTGGGAACGCCGTTCACGGCGGCGCTCGGCTTCTATCTGGCCGGGCTGGCGCGCCGGTCGCGCTACGACTCCGAGACCGGCGTCATGATCCTGGAGACCCTGGCCTTCGCGGGGGTGATCACGGGAGCGTCGCAACGGGTGATCGCGAGCGACCGTCCGGAGGAGGGCGATCGCGTCCGCTTCCTGAAGCCGAACGGCCACAGCATCTCGGGGGACGTCACCATCGCCTCGTCGATGCTCGCGCCCATCATCGACCGCCACCTCCGCGTCGACCGGGACGACACGCGGGGGACGCGCTTCTGGAAGCGTTTCGGGGCGTGGGGACTGTACGGCGTCGCGGGCCTGACGGCGCTGCAGCGGATGGACCGGGACCGCCACTGGGCGCCGGACGTGTTCCTGGGCTACGCCAACGGGCTCGGCATCGGGAGGATGGTGGTCGACTCGCACCGGGGCGGGCGCACATGGCGGGACGCGCCGGATCCCGGGGACGCGCACGAGCGCCCTGCCGCCGAAGGCGGGCCGGGGCGGGGACGGGTTGCCCTCGGATTCACGCCCGGCGGCGTGCGCATCACCTGGAACTAGAAGGATGCGCCTCCTGTGCGTCCTCAATGGCGGAGCGGATCACCCGAGCAGCCGCCTGCGCGTCCTGCAGCACATCGAACTTCTAAGAGGGCGCGGCGTCGAGCCCGACGTCTTCGTGGCGAAGGGGACGAGGGCGGTCGACCTCGTCGACCTGGCGGGGCGCGCCCGGCGCGCCGACCTCGTCCTGGTGCAGAAAAAGCTGTTCGCCCGCTGGAAGCTGCCGCTCCTCCTCGGTCCGGCGCCGGTGCTGTTCGACCTGGACGACGCCGTGTTCGCCGTCAGCCCCGACGAGCGCGAGCGCTTCGGCGAGGAGCGCGCGACCCGGCGCGCCGAATCGCGCCGCCTTCGCCTGGCCTCGGTCCTGAGACGCAGCCGGGGAGTCCTGGCCGGCAACCGCTTCCTGGCCGAATACGCGCAGCGCTTTGCCGCCGACGTCACCGTCCTGCCGACGGGCGTCGATCTCGCCCCGTTCCCAGACGATGCGATCCGCCGCGCGCGACGGACGCGGCGCGAGCGCGCCGCCGGGATGCGGATCGTCTGGATCGGAAGCCGTCCCAGCCTCAGGTATCTCGGGGAGCTGGCGGAGCCGCTCCGCTTGGTCTCGCGGAGCCATCCGGCGATGCGCTTCGTCCAGGTGTGCAACGCCTTCGCCGACCTCCCGGGCGTGCCGACCGAGACGATCGCCTGGAGCCGGGAGGGGGAGGCGGGGGCGCTCCTCGACTGCGACATCGGCGTCATGCCGCTCGACGAGAGCCCGTTCTCGCAGGGGAAGTGCGGGTTCAAGATCCTGATGTACTACGCCGCCGGGTTGCCGGTCGTCTGCTCCCCGGTCGGCGCCAACCGCGATCTGGTCGTGCACGGGGAGACCGGCCTGTTCGCCCGGACGGAGGAGGAGTGGGCGTCGGCGCTCGGCCGCCTCCTGGCCGATCCCGATCTCTGCACCGCGATGGGGGATCGGGGCCGGACGCTTCTGCGGGAGCGCTACGAGGCGACGGTCATCGGCGGGCGGCTCGCGGATCGAGTCGCGGCGCTGGCTGGGGCGCGGAGCAGCGCGCCTGGGGGCGGCGCGGCGTCCCGATGAGGCCGGCCCCGTGGCGCGGGCCTTTCAGGGATGGCCGCTCTTCCAGATCAGGATGCCGAGCACCAGGAGGATGCCCGTGAGGACCAGAGGCTCCTGGTTGCGCACCATGAGGCGGAACGACCAGGACTCGTTGCCGCCGGGATAGCGCTCGAGGGCGGGGAGGAGGATCGGCACGCTCCTGCGATACTCTTCGAAGGCGGCGCCGTGCAGCCGCGCGAGGCGGCCCCCCTCGACCCGGAGCTTGCGCGGAATGTAATAGAAGAAGAAGACGGCATAGCCGG from the Candidatus Polarisedimenticolia bacterium genome contains:
- a CDS encoding glycosyltransferase family 39 protein, whose product is MSVAARLFKSDRACVVLLLFLGLVLFSTQLGGHDLWAPDEPDIGEVVREIHLTGNWQVLHDNGELYFEKPPLYPWLAALFALPAGRPTEFTLRLPSSLAALLGLLVLFHLGRGLFGRRTGALAAVILATTYGYFMEARWAHPDMLWTFWLLLSALAFHLAHEQAGAVEWLTVFYLSLGFANLTKGPHGLLIPLLAVTVFLASTRDLGFLKRMGLWWGVPLALLPAGFWVAAYRSTGERFPLEALLLRLGHRFTSGEHHAQPFYHVFASLPAEFFPWVLLLPFSLWHTFPRRGGRPDRDNAYLYSWTIVIFTVFAASVEKRGVYLLPLLPFLALLVARTWDLALMGWDPSPVDRPITWALGAALLLAAGGAGVALPRIAREAPALLAPAAVLAGACVVTAVAALVAHRRFGGGAALGAFAAGLTAIYLTIAIQVMPAMDPYKSARAFCRRVVAAVGGAPLAMYPDYRPTYVYYTERFIPVLKTREELRRHLASERRAFCLIEDSVLAAEKWGLDARTEIVDRQRVGHREMLLVAGGSKDGTGAAGGQRP
- a CDS encoding glycosyltransferase family 4 protein — encoded protein: MRLLCVLNGGADHPSSRLRVLQHIELLRGRGVEPDVFVAKGTRAVDLVDLAGRARRADLVLVQKKLFARWKLPLLLGPAPVLFDLDDAVFAVSPDERERFGEERATRRAESRRLRLASVLRRSRGVLAGNRFLAEYAQRFAADVTVLPTGVDLAPFPDDAIRRARRTRRERAAGMRIVWIGSRPSLRYLGELAEPLRLVSRSHPAMRFVQVCNAFADLPGVPTETIAWSREGEAGALLDCDIGVMPLDESPFSQGKCGFKILMYYAAGLPVVCSPVGANRDLVVHGETGLFARTEEEWASALGRLLADPDLCTAMGDRGRTLLRERYEATVIGGRLADRVAALAGARSSAPGGGAASR